Within the Cinclus cinclus chromosome 12, bCinCin1.1, whole genome shotgun sequence genome, the region ggctggCCAATAGCAGGGGGCGGGGCGATGGCACGTAGGACTCGGCCAATGAGCGCTGGGGGGGAGCGGTGGCGGGGTCGGTGCAGCTAAGATGGAGTCGGTAGCGCTGGTGGCGCCGGTGACAGCGCTGGAGTTCGCGGGGGATGTGCTGCTGGCGGGTGAGCGCTGGGACCGGgacggggcgggcggcgggacCAGCGGCGGTGGCTGACGCGATGTCCCGCAGGTACAGGCCCGGAGGTGGTGGCGTTTCGGCTGAGTGGCAGCGGgtcagcggcggcggcgggccgGCGGAGCGTGCTGAATGAGGCCAGCGTGCAGGGCCTGCGGGCCGAGCCGGGGCCCGAGCCGGCGGCGCGAGTAGCGGTCTTCGGTGGGCgctggctggcagtgctggcgGTGCGGCGCGGCCGAGCGGGCGGCGGGCCGCGGCTGGCGGTGTGTGGCGGCGGCACCGCGCGCCCGCTCGGGGCGCGGGTGTGGGAGGTGCGGTGGGCGGCGGGCAGCCGGCTGGCGCTGGCGTTGGGCGGTGGGACCGTGGCGCTCTACGAGTGGCGGGGCGGTGGGCGCTGGCTGCGGCAGGTGAgctgcggcggggccggggcgctGCGCTGCGCCGTGCTGGCGGGGGTGAGGTGGGAGCGGCTGGCGCTGGCGGCCGGCACGGCGATGGGGGCCGTGGTAGTGTggagggcggcggcggcgaaGGCCCCTCGGCGTCAGCTCCGCGGACACCGGGGCGCGGTGCTGGCGCTCTGCTACGCGGCGTCGCGGGGGCTGCTCGCCTCCGCCTCCGAAGACCGCAGCGTGCGGGTCTGGGCCGTGGGTGAGTTGGGCGGCGGGGACGGGGCCGGCACCTGCCTGCTGGTGTGCTACGGGCACGGGGCGCGAGTGGCCGCCGTGGTGCTGCGGGGGCCGCTCCCGGTCAGCGCCGGGGAGGACGGCGCCTGCCTGGAGTggggcggtggcggcggcgtgcggcgggcgcggcgcgggCACCGCGGGGCCCTGCGCGCCCTGGCCCTGCGCCCCGCCGGCGGCCGCCTGGCCACGGGAGGCGACGACGGCGGCGTCCGGCTCTGGCAGCCCCGGCGGGCGGCCGCGGAGGCGGTCCCCGCGGCTGTGGCGCTGGGAGCCCCGGAGCGGCCGCGGGCCGTGCTGCTGGTGGGGCCGCGGCGGGTGCTGGCGCTGGGCGAGGCGGGCGGGCTAGCGATATTCGAGGTGGCTCAGGGGCGCTGGGCGCCGGTGCTGCACCCCACCGCCAGCGGGCCCCGCGCCGTGCTGGCGGCCACCCCGCTGCATGGACGGGACGAGATCCTCTGCGCCGTGGCCGGGGGCGACGGGCGCCTCCTCCTTTTCGCCTTGAGCCGCCCCGGGGCTGCCGCCGAGCTCAGGCTGTTCGAGGGGGCTGTGCACGGGTTGAGCTGGGCCCCCCGTCCCGGGCTGTCCCCCGACACCGCTGCTGCCCTTCTGGCCTCCGGGCCCGACGGGGAGATGCTCTGGCTGGACGTCACCCACCGCCCCGGGCAGGCACCCTGGGTGCAGCTCATGGGTCGGTACCTGCTGCCCCCCTGCAAGCAGCGCTGGCACACCTGTGCCGCCTTCCTGCCCCAGGAAGGGCTCCTGGTCTGCGGAGACCGCCGgggctccctcctcctcttcccttgcagcagctcctcgGGGTGGTCTGCAGAAAGCACCAGCATAGTTAATGGTAGTACTGACCCAGCTGTTGAGGACTCCAGCAATGAGTTGGAACCCTCTTGCTTGTTGCACAAAGGGATTCTTCCTCTTGAATCCCCACTGTCAGTGCTCTTTGGACTCCATGGGAAAACAGGAGTTACCTCAGTGACTATCCACGGGGGTTACATTTACAGCACCGGCCGGGATGGTGTCTACCGCCAGCTCCGCCTGTGggaccagcagctggagctcctgcagaAGCACAGGCCCTGCAAAGGGCTTCAGTGGATTGAGGAACTGCACTTCACATCGGATGGGGACCTGCTTGTTCTGGGCTTTCATGCTGACAACTTTGTGGTGTGGAGCAGCAGGACTGGTGAGAATATCCACTGCATCCCCTGTGGGGGTGGGCACCGCTCCTGGAGCTACTGCAGCAGCCCCTTGGCCAAGGTGTTTGCCTTTATCAAGTCTGGGGATGTGATGCTGTATCACTGTGAGGCCGAGCCCTGCGagcagcaggtcctgctgccatccctgcatGGGCGGGAGATCACCTGCGTGCGGCGCCTGGGGGCTGTGGATGTGCCTGGCCATGCCACCCCCGTTAACGTGTTTGTCACCGGCAGTGAGGACACCACAGCCTGTGTCCTAGTGCTCAGTGAGAACTCTCGGGCAGCTGTGCCCCTTGTCCGCCTCAGTGACCACATTTCCAGCGTGAGGACATTGGCATTTGCCATGGGACCTGGAGATAAGAGCTTTGGTGATGAGGGCTTGTCtgccctgctcttctctgcagGCGGCCGTGCACAGATTGAGTGCTACCGGCTGCTGTGCAATGGGGATGCAGCATCTGAGCATGCTGTGGCCTGCCAGGTCATCCATGTGGCCTCCCACCGGCTGGATAAGCActgggagaagaagaagaacaggCACAAGCTTGTCAAGATGGACCCAGAGACGAGGTGATGCTCAGGGACTGCCCAAGGCAGAGTTAGTAGTGATCAACAGTGTGGGAGGGTGTTGGGAACTGAAAAGGCCTCCACTGGAATACCttctctgtgcagctgcaggttCAGCTGAAGCAGACAGGGCCAGCATTTCTTCATGTGTGATTCCTGGTATATAGTTCCCTGTGCCCCCTCAAGGGGCTTTTGGTTAGGGGAAGGCACAGGGGTGCTGTCCTGGGCTACCCACCTGCATGGGGCCACAGAGGTGTTAGTGAATGTTGTGTCTTTGCTGCAGGTACATGTCCCTTTCAGTTGTGCCTGGGACCAGCACCAAGCAGCTGCAAACACCCTGGAAGTTcttggctgctgcctgcagtgaTGGATCAGTCCGGTGAGGAGCTGTCATGGGGCCTGAGAGGGAGAATGGAGCTGGTGGTGGCAGGAGATGGGATGTGGCCTCTCTGAGCTGTGGCCATAAGACAGCACATGGTGGGAAATGGGGCAGTGGAGCCAGAAGCTCCAACTCTCCCACAGCCAACTGCCCTCTGCTCCATTACAGGATCTTTGGGCTGCTGGAGGCTGCTCAGAAGTTGGTGCTGGTGGCAGAGTCATTTCACCACCAGCGCTGTGTGCTGAAGGTGGAGGCGTTCCTGCACACAtgggcaggaggggaaaggTGAGCCCTGaatgctgggctgcagccaaTGGGCTCTGGGGAGAAATGTCTGTCTTCCAAGGGATGGCAGCTcagcaggcagagggaagggagaatTTAATCCCTGGGGGCTGTTCTGCCACTTCCatggacctcagtggggatgctcagggctgcagccagAGACTTCCCCAACACCCCGTTCTAGGAGGCACCTCCTGTGCAGTGCAGCCACTGATGGCAGCATTGCCTTCTGGGACATCACCGGCCCCATCATGGATGCGGCGGATGCCCTGCACGAAGCAGAGGGAGACATGCAGCCCTTGGGTgagtgctgctgcccagcagctcaTCTGCTCCTTGTGACCAAGGTGAGCATTGCTCTCCTGACTGAGCCTGTTTACTCAGCTCTGGATGCTCCGCTGGTCACCATCATGGCCCACAGCTGCGGTGTGAACAGCCTTCACATCCGTGAGACACCCGAGGGACGGTACCTGGTGGCCAGCGGCAGCGATGATGGCTCCATCCATGTCTGCCTGCTGGAGGTGGCCCTGGGCAGGGGTGAAGCCACAACAGGGACGTGCCTGCAGGTCCTGGAGCGGATGTCCAGGCCCTGTGCCCATGCTGCCCATGTGACAGGGATCCgggtgctgcagccaggcctgctgctctctgcctcaGTGGACCAGCGCCTGACACTGTGGAACCGGTGCCCAGACAAGCTGGTGCCCCTCAGCACCACCTTCTTCCATGTGCCTGACCTAGCTGAGCTGGACTGCTGGGAGGTGGTGGAGGCGGGGGGTGAGCTACGGTACTACTGTGTGCTCTGCGGGCAGGGCCTGGAGATGCTGTGTGGCACAGCCTCCTCCAAACCTCCTTCATAAGAGGCTCCCCAGTAATGGGGCAGGTGTGTGACACATCCA harbors:
- the WDR6 gene encoding tRNA (34-2'-O)-methyltransferase regulator WDR6; amino-acid sequence: MESVALVAPVTALEFAGDVLLAGTGPEVVAFRLSGSGSAAAAGRRSVLNEASVQGLRAEPGPEPAARVAVFGGRWLAVLAVRRGRAGGGPRLAVCGGGTARPLGARVWEVRWAAGSRLALALGGGTVALYEWRGGGRWLRQVSCGGAGALRCAVLAGVRWERLALAAGTAMGAVVVWRAAAAKAPRRQLRGHRGAVLALCYAASRGLLASASEDRSVRVWAVGELGGGDGAGTCLLVCYGHGARVAAVVLRGPLPVSAGEDGACLEWGGGGGVRRARRGHRGALRALALRPAGGRLATGGDDGGVRLWQPRRAAAEAVPAAVALGAPERPRAVLLVGPRRVLALGEAGGLAIFEVAQGRWAPVLHPTASGPRAVLAATPLHGRDEILCAVAGGDGRLLLFALSRPGAAAELRLFEGAVHGLSWAPRPGLSPDTAAALLASGPDGEMLWLDVTHRPGQAPWVQLMGRYLLPPCKQRWHTCAAFLPQEGLLVCGDRRGSLLLFPCSSSSGWSAESTSIVNGSTDPAVEDSSNELEPSCLLHKGILPLESPLSVLFGLHGKTGVTSVTIHGGYIYSTGRDGVYRQLRLWDQQLELLQKHRPCKGLQWIEELHFTSDGDLLVLGFHADNFVVWSSRTGENIHCIPCGGGHRSWSYCSSPLAKVFAFIKSGDVMLYHCEAEPCEQQVLLPSLHGREITCVRRLGAVDVPGHATPVNVFVTGSEDTTACVLVLSENSRAAVPLVRLSDHISSVRTLAFAMGPGDKSFGDEGLSALLFSAGGRAQIECYRLLCNGDAASEHAVACQVIHVASHRLDKHWEKKKNRHKLVKMDPETRYMSLSVVPGTSTKQLQTPWKFLAAACSDGSVRIFGLLEAAQKLVLVAESFHHQRCVLKVEAFLHTWAGGERRHLLCSAATDGSIAFWDITGPIMDAADALHEAEGDMQPLALDAPLVTIMAHSCGVNSLHIRETPEGRYLVASGSDDGSIHVCLLEVALGRGEATTGTCLQVLERMSRPCAHAAHVTGIRVLQPGLLLSASVDQRLTLWNRCPDKLVPLSTTFFHVPDLAELDCWEVVEAGGELRYYCVLCGQGLEMLCGTASSKPPS